A genome region from Littorina saxatilis isolate snail1 unplaced genomic scaffold, US_GU_Lsax_2.0 scaffold_123, whole genome shotgun sequence includes the following:
- the LOC138956537 gene encoding uncharacterized protein isoform X2 — protein MTFSREACWFPTETMLPPQLRKHRRVLLVLTALLFVLSLLLWFVNIGQQPITASRSTRDLLWQEPWPERQIHDTDPQSGVTIVHYVWSGRKRKFVFRDCLSLLSVVRVLQPLKIIFHYSTMPQTDSYHSWLLELKSSIPGLEFKQANFGSSDLMDIAFEILPPEGGVVIGNGAVLSRPLPHPAVTPISLFSATFASDPSQGIVFASKGLKELPASDLNKVKSSSKKQCVHVDAYDSDLRLVSHAHCVIMASDVLPRDIYAEKTPSAELAQWIFYGRRALQVAKQDFRNPIPRISHYVILDGGKDVSSELRFPHFLNILSALYVGGFERVYLHAETAPRGHWWEELAGENVTVVKVERPRSVYQTEVKVIQHVSDVLRAEILYKYGGAYQDFDVTWTKRVPDWLLAYPTVIDLEVEYNKASSDWPDIFNNGVILSRRHAPWLRHFLESMRDYRDDDWAYNSLRMSYRTFEHYPDTVYIDKYLQVMCGETVCHPSWRVSYDTKVLPLSAPFPLRQEARSFHLGRPRPQASLASLDSVKHTHDVFADIGRMVLEKSGRKALLG, from the exons ATGACCTTTTCACGTGAAGCGTGTTGGTTTCCAACTGAAACAATGCTACCTCCACAGCTGCGGAAACATAGGAGAGTGCTGCTCGTGCTGACTGCTCTACTGTTTGTTCTGTCGCTCCTCCTGTGGTTTGTCAACATAGGACAGCAA CCAATCACAGCGTCGCGTTCGACACGTGACCTTCTATGGCAGGAGCCATggccagagagacagatacacgaCACAGACCCTCAGAGT GGCGTGACCATCGTTCACTACGTGTGGAGTGGCAGGAAGAGGAAGTTCGTTTTCCGCGACTGTCTGAGCCTGTTGAGCGTAGTGCGTGTCCTGCAGCCATTGAAAATCATCTTCCACTATTCCACCATGCCTCAGACAGACTCCTACCACTCCTGGTTACTC GAACTTAAGTCATCGATACCTGGACTGGAATTCAAACAAGCAAACTTCGGTTCTTCCGATTTGATGGATATTGCCTTCGAAATTCTACCACCAGAGGGCGGAGTCGTCATCGGAAATGGCGCCGTTTTGTCTCGACCCCTTCCTCACCCCGCCGTtactcccatctctctcttctcGGCAACCTTCGCATCAGACCCATCACAGGGTATCGTGTTTGCCAGCAAAGGTTTGAAAGAGCTCCCAGCATCAGACTTGAACAAGGTGAAATCATCGTCAAAGAAACAGTGTGTGCATGTAGATGCGTACGACAGTGACCTCCGCTTAGTTTCGCACGCGCACTGCGTCATCATGGCGTCAGATGTACTACCACGTGACATCTACGCAGAGAAGACTCCATCGGCTGAGCTTGCTCAATGGATTTTTTACGGGAGACGAGCTCTCCAAGTAGCGAAGCAGGACTTTAGAAATCCTATTCCAAGGATTTCTCATTACGTTATTCTGGACGGGGGTAAAGACGTGAGCAGCGAGCTGAGATTTCCCCACTTTCTCAACATCCTCAGCGCTTTGTATGTCGGCGGGTTTGAGCGCGTGTACCTGCACGCGGAAACTGCCCCACGTGGTCATTGGTGGGAGGAGCTTGCTGGAGAGAATGTCACTGTGGTCAAGGTCGAGAGGCCAAGGTCAGTGTACCAGACGGAGGTCAAGGTCATTCAGCACGTTTCCGATGTGTTGAG GGCTGAGATTCTCTACAAATATGGAGGCGCCTACCAAGATTTTGACGTGACCTGGACTAAACGGGTACCCGACTGGCTCCTGGCCTACCCGACTGTCATCGACCTGGAGGTGGAGTACAACAAAGCCAGCAGCGATTGGCCCGACATCTTCAACAATGGCGTCATCCTGTCTCGACGTCACGCGCCCTGGTTACGTCACTTCCTGGAAAGCATGCGGGATTACCGTGACGATGACTGGGCGTACAACTCCCTGAGAATGTCTTACAGAACTTTTGAGCACTATCCAGATACTGTTTACATTGATAAGTACTTACAG GTGATGTGTGGGGAAACCGTCTGTCATCCTTCATGGCGTGTCTCGTACGATACCAAGGTCCTACCCCTCTCTGCTCCATTCCCTCTGAGGCAAGAGGCTCGATCCTTCCATCTTGGTAGGCCTAGACCGCAAGCATCTCTGGCTTCACTCGACAgcgtcaaacacacacatgacgtCTTCGCTGACATTGGAAGGATGGTGCTTGAGAAGAGTGGTAGAAAGGCTCTGCTTGGATGA
- the LOC138956537 gene encoding uncharacterized protein isoform X1 produces the protein MTFSREACWFPTETMLPPQLRKHRRVLLVLTALLFVLSLLLWFVNIGQQVCQQFQPITASRSTRDLLWQEPWPERQIHDTDPQSGVTIVHYVWSGRKRKFVFRDCLSLLSVVRVLQPLKIIFHYSTMPQTDSYHSWLLELKSSIPGLEFKQANFGSSDLMDIAFEILPPEGGVVIGNGAVLSRPLPHPAVTPISLFSATFASDPSQGIVFASKGLKELPASDLNKVKSSSKKQCVHVDAYDSDLRLVSHAHCVIMASDVLPRDIYAEKTPSAELAQWIFYGRRALQVAKQDFRNPIPRISHYVILDGGKDVSSELRFPHFLNILSALYVGGFERVYLHAETAPRGHWWEELAGENVTVVKVERPRSVYQTEVKVIQHVSDVLRAEILYKYGGAYQDFDVTWTKRVPDWLLAYPTVIDLEVEYNKASSDWPDIFNNGVILSRRHAPWLRHFLESMRDYRDDDWAYNSLRMSYRTFEHYPDTVYIDKYLQVMCGETVCHPSWRVSYDTKVLPLSAPFPLRQEARSFHLGRPRPQASLASLDSVKHTHDVFADIGRMVLEKSGRKALLG, from the exons ATGACCTTTTCACGTGAAGCGTGTTGGTTTCCAACTGAAACAATGCTACCTCCACAGCTGCGGAAACATAGGAGAGTGCTGCTCGTGCTGACTGCTCTACTGTTTGTTCTGTCGCTCCTCCTGTGGTTTGTCAACATAGGACAGCAA GTATGTCAACAATTTCAGCCAATCACAGCGTCGCGTTCGACACGTGACCTTCTATGGCAGGAGCCATggccagagagacagatacacgaCACAGACCCTCAGAGT GGCGTGACCATCGTTCACTACGTGTGGAGTGGCAGGAAGAGGAAGTTCGTTTTCCGCGACTGTCTGAGCCTGTTGAGCGTAGTGCGTGTCCTGCAGCCATTGAAAATCATCTTCCACTATTCCACCATGCCTCAGACAGACTCCTACCACTCCTGGTTACTC GAACTTAAGTCATCGATACCTGGACTGGAATTCAAACAAGCAAACTTCGGTTCTTCCGATTTGATGGATATTGCCTTCGAAATTCTACCACCAGAGGGCGGAGTCGTCATCGGAAATGGCGCCGTTTTGTCTCGACCCCTTCCTCACCCCGCCGTtactcccatctctctcttctcGGCAACCTTCGCATCAGACCCATCACAGGGTATCGTGTTTGCCAGCAAAGGTTTGAAAGAGCTCCCAGCATCAGACTTGAACAAGGTGAAATCATCGTCAAAGAAACAGTGTGTGCATGTAGATGCGTACGACAGTGACCTCCGCTTAGTTTCGCACGCGCACTGCGTCATCATGGCGTCAGATGTACTACCACGTGACATCTACGCAGAGAAGACTCCATCGGCTGAGCTTGCTCAATGGATTTTTTACGGGAGACGAGCTCTCCAAGTAGCGAAGCAGGACTTTAGAAATCCTATTCCAAGGATTTCTCATTACGTTATTCTGGACGGGGGTAAAGACGTGAGCAGCGAGCTGAGATTTCCCCACTTTCTCAACATCCTCAGCGCTTTGTATGTCGGCGGGTTTGAGCGCGTGTACCTGCACGCGGAAACTGCCCCACGTGGTCATTGGTGGGAGGAGCTTGCTGGAGAGAATGTCACTGTGGTCAAGGTCGAGAGGCCAAGGTCAGTGTACCAGACGGAGGTCAAGGTCATTCAGCACGTTTCCGATGTGTTGAG GGCTGAGATTCTCTACAAATATGGAGGCGCCTACCAAGATTTTGACGTGACCTGGACTAAACGGGTACCCGACTGGCTCCTGGCCTACCCGACTGTCATCGACCTGGAGGTGGAGTACAACAAAGCCAGCAGCGATTGGCCCGACATCTTCAACAATGGCGTCATCCTGTCTCGACGTCACGCGCCCTGGTTACGTCACTTCCTGGAAAGCATGCGGGATTACCGTGACGATGACTGGGCGTACAACTCCCTGAGAATGTCTTACAGAACTTTTGAGCACTATCCAGATACTGTTTACATTGATAAGTACTTACAG GTGATGTGTGGGGAAACCGTCTGTCATCCTTCATGGCGTGTCTCGTACGATACCAAGGTCCTACCCCTCTCTGCTCCATTCCCTCTGAGGCAAGAGGCTCGATCCTTCCATCTTGGTAGGCCTAGACCGCAAGCATCTCTGGCTTCACTCGACAgcgtcaaacacacacatgacgtCTTCGCTGACATTGGAAGGATGGTGCTTGAGAAGAGTGGTAGAAAGGCTCTGCTTGGATGA